In Halorhabdus tiamatea SARL4B, a genomic segment contains:
- a CDS encoding ABC transporter substrate-binding protein, whose product MSDEKKLNRRKFLAATGAATASVGLAGCSSGDDTDTPADTETDAPEETDEPAATETDAPEETTESTGYEPPSSFPYGINEAQVGEAQRVMEEADYGPDNTYDLDWLQYQSPAWKEMANTIRARLDSAYINMNISDADFGSLLETTEKGNHEAYTLGWVADYPGAQNFLQLIDPENTIYDAEGYTPNGARLFWSEDVQGDEEIRQYMTEQFDRIQNNPGLGEEATSTRNDAAVKMERALWDSAALLPVYHTVDQLFWYDRVDFNPPGGMGPSRAKENVSVNGIEGKDVLNGTSATFSSLDPIASGNTASGGKVINLFDAPMNYVNGTTEVEPLIVEDYSVSDDLTEYEFTLKEGIQFHGDYGEVTADDVVYSIQRLVESSNSTNTYFPLSVLQIEHETDDEGNVVSGSTAVEATGEYTFTVSLAAPFGYALEVLAYSAFSVVPEGIVGDVEGYDGDMEWQEFSTNPVGCGPFVFEGWQEGNGGEFRASAFADYHGDAADFGLHDAIITDTTALYNYFRNGNADVAAIPTSQYDPALANAESTNEQGQTLGTYGPLDDGTEVNMSETPSINTYFIGFNMEEVPKPVREAMAYVLTREDFVESVFKGRGEAAYHLLPKQVFPGGAENYDANYQG is encoded by the coding sequence CCTGCTGACACCGAGACCGACGCGCCCGAGGAAACGGACGAACCGGCAGCGACCGAAACCGACGCTCCGGAAGAGACTACCGAGTCGACGGGCTACGAACCACCGAGTTCGTTCCCCTATGGGATCAACGAGGCCCAGGTCGGTGAGGCCCAGCGAGTGATGGAAGAGGCCGACTACGGGCCGGACAACACCTACGACCTCGACTGGCTGCAGTACCAGAGCCCCGCGTGGAAGGAGATGGCGAATACGATCCGCGCGCGTCTGGACTCCGCGTACATCAACATGAACATCAGCGACGCGGACTTCGGGTCGCTGCTTGAGACGACCGAGAAGGGGAACCACGAGGCCTATACGCTGGGGTGGGTCGCCGACTACCCCGGAGCCCAGAACTTCCTGCAGCTCATCGACCCGGAGAACACCATCTACGACGCCGAGGGCTACACGCCCAACGGCGCGCGGCTGTTCTGGTCCGAGGACGTCCAGGGCGACGAGGAGATCCGCCAGTACATGACCGAGCAGTTCGACCGAATCCAGAACAACCCCGGCCTCGGTGAGGAAGCCACGAGTACGCGGAACGACGCCGCTGTCAAGATGGAGCGGGCGTTGTGGGACTCGGCGGCACTCCTGCCGGTCTATCACACCGTCGACCAGCTGTTCTGGTACGATCGCGTCGACTTCAACCCGCCCGGCGGGATGGGGCCCTCCCGAGCGAAGGAGAACGTCTCGGTCAACGGCATCGAAGGCAAAGACGTTCTCAACGGCACGTCGGCCACGTTCAGCTCCCTCGACCCGATCGCGTCGGGCAACACCGCGAGTGGGGGCAAGGTCATCAACCTGTTCGACGCACCGATGAACTACGTCAACGGGACGACGGAAGTCGAACCCCTCATCGTCGAGGACTACTCGGTCAGCGACGACCTCACGGAGTACGAGTTCACGCTCAAGGAGGGTATCCAGTTCCACGGCGATTACGGCGAGGTCACCGCCGACGACGTGGTCTACTCGATCCAGCGGCTCGTCGAGTCCAGCAACTCCACGAACACCTACTTCCCGCTGTCGGTGCTCCAGATCGAGCACGAGACCGACGACGAGGGCAACGTCGTGTCCGGTTCGACCGCCGTCGAGGCGACGGGCGAGTACACGTTCACGGTCTCGCTCGCCGCACCGTTCGGCTACGCGCTCGAGGTGCTCGCGTACTCGGCGTTCTCGGTCGTCCCCGAAGGCATCGTCGGCGACGTCGAGGGCTACGACGGCGACATGGAGTGGCAGGAGTTCTCGACGAATCCGGTCGGTTGTGGCCCGTTCGTCTTCGAAGGGTGGCAGGAAGGCAACGGTGGCGAGTTCCGCGCCTCGGCCTTCGCAGACTACCACGGCGATGCGGCGGACTTCGGCCTCCACGACGCCATCATCACCGACACCACCGCCCTGTACAACTACTTCCGCAACGGGAACGCCGACGTCGCCGCCATCCCGACGTCCCAGTACGACCCCGCACTGGCCAACGCGGAGTCGACCAACGAGCAGGGCCAGACGCTTGGCACGTACGGCCCACTCGACGACGGGACGGAAGTCAACATGTCCGAGACCCCCTCGATCAACACCTACTTCATCGGGTTCAACATGGAGGAGGTCCCCAAGCCCGTCCGCGAGGCGATGGCCTACGTGCTCACCCGTGAGGATTTCGTCGAGAGCGTCTTCAAGGGTCGCGGCGAGGCCGCCTACCACCTCCTCCCCAAACAGGTCTTCCCCGGCGGTGCCGAGAACTACGACGCGAACTACCAGGGATAA
- a CDS encoding ABC transporter ATP-binding protein, with protein MPPIHTDGLTKYYGDVRGVEDLSFAVEKGEVFGFLGPNGAGKTTTIRTLMGFMSPTEGTATILDADIRDAAALRSVRGNVGYLPSEPSFNENVTGRRLLEYHGSLRGDVRSDEMLELFDPPLDRKVREYSRGNKQMLAIVVAFMHDPDVLIMDEPTSGLDPLKQEQLLEFIRTEQQRGKTFFFSSHILSEVRKVCDRVAIIRDGHLVELEDVESLLDRSGKVVRARLGGDFDADSLALEGVHDIEVSGDASGGERGDGHGSDGAGSIGDGSDTADSDGSGDAAAANEATSVTFTYTGAYEPLLEHLLEYDIYDLSIEEAPLEDVFMRFYGENPAERVERVENGEIEEHENGEIEEHENGEPTDRAEEADA; from the coding sequence ATGCCGCCCATCCACACAGACGGGTTGACGAAATACTACGGCGATGTACGCGGTGTCGAAGACCTCTCGTTCGCGGTCGAGAAGGGCGAAGTGTTCGGGTTTCTCGGGCCGAACGGGGCCGGCAAGACGACGACGATCCGGACGCTGATGGGCTTTATGTCGCCAACGGAGGGGACGGCGACCATCCTCGATGCGGACATCAGGGACGCGGCGGCGCTCAGGTCGGTCCGGGGAAACGTCGGGTATCTCCCGTCCGAGCCGAGTTTCAACGAGAACGTCACCGGCCGACGATTGCTCGAATACCACGGGTCGCTTCGTGGCGACGTCCGCAGCGACGAGATGCTCGAACTGTTCGATCCGCCACTCGACCGGAAGGTACGGGAGTACTCCCGCGGGAACAAGCAGATGCTCGCCATCGTCGTCGCGTTCATGCACGACCCGGACGTGCTCATCATGGACGAACCCACCTCCGGGCTCGACCCCTTGAAACAGGAGCAACTACTGGAGTTCATCCGCACCGAACAGCAGCGCGGCAAGACCTTCTTTTTCTCCTCGCACATCCTGAGCGAGGTCCGGAAGGTCTGTGATCGGGTGGCGATCATCCGCGACGGGCACCTCGTCGAACTCGAGGACGTCGAGTCGCTGCTGGACCGCAGCGGGAAAGTCGTCCGGGCGCGTCTCGGCGGCGACTTCGACGCCGACAGTCTGGCACTCGAGGGCGTCCACGACATCGAAGTCAGTGGCGACGCCAGCGGGGGCGAGCGTGGCGACGGACACGGCAGTGATGGCGCGGGCAGTATCGGCGACGGAAGCGACACCGCCGACAGCGACGGGAGCGGCGACGCAGCCGCCGCGAACGAGGCGACGAGCGTGACGTTCACCTACACTGGCGCGTACGAACCGCTGCTGGAACACCTCCTCGAATACGACATCTACGACCTGAGCATCGAGGAGGCCCCGCTCGAAGACGTCTTCATGCGCTTCTACGGCGAGAACCCGGCCGAGCGGGTCGAGCGGGTCGAAAACGGCGAGATCGAGGAGCATGAGAACGGAGAGATCGAGGAGCACGAGAACGGCGAGCCAACCGACAGGGCGGAGGAGGCCGATGCTTGA
- a CDS encoding ABC transporter permease has translation MNRLLYLAKRLLLAVPVFLFGVTMSFIVLYLGPIDPVLNILGQDATPEDVRQLRIALGLIYPDGSTVPLWDQYRKVLIDLVTFNFGQSWIIQRGTPVSDLIMNRMPVTLWLGFWSVVVALIVGIPGGLYAGLRANTWRDYLTSGGGIIWRAMPNFWLAVMFVGLLSAGGLLSFYPDFIVRTDVIGTSDSISNMVGEIELFTRIPEFQTTVTGPQLTNIAIAIKWILPAALVLGSSSMGNEIRIGRTAVLESINSKYVETAKAKGVSGRRIVTKHVGRNALIPLLPIIMSEFYLLIGGSVLVEKVFSIRGLGNMFFRGVLGPDIPLVMALVFLFIIVQVTVNIAQDILYTFIDPRITLEDTER, from the coding sequence ATGAATCGGCTGCTGTATCTCGCCAAGCGACTGTTGCTCGCGGTCCCGGTCTTCCTGTTCGGTGTGACGATGAGTTTCATCGTCCTGTATCTGGGCCCGATCGACCCCGTTTTGAACATTCTCGGACAGGACGCGACGCCGGAGGACGTCCGTCAGTTGCGGATCGCCCTCGGACTCATCTATCCCGACGGCTCGACGGTTCCGCTGTGGGATCAGTACCGAAAGGTCCTCATCGATCTGGTGACGTTCAACTTCGGCCAGTCGTGGATCATCCAGCGTGGGACGCCGGTCAGCGATCTCATCATGAACCGGATGCCCGTGACGCTGTGGCTCGGGTTCTGGTCGGTCGTCGTCGCACTGATAGTCGGCATTCCCGGCGGCCTCTATGCCGGTCTGCGGGCCAACACCTGGCGGGATTACCTCACCTCGGGAGGGGGGATCATCTGGCGGGCGATGCCGAACTTCTGGCTCGCCGTGATGTTCGTCGGCCTGCTCTCGGCCGGCGGTCTCCTGTCGTTTTACCCCGACTTCATCGTTCGGACCGACGTGATCGGGACGTCCGATTCGATCTCAAACATGGTCGGCGAGATCGAACTCTTCACTCGTATCCCGGAATTCCAAACAACGGTCACGGGTCCACAGTTGACGAACATCGCCATCGCGATCAAGTGGATCCTGCCAGCGGCGCTCGTGCTGGGATCCTCGTCGATGGGCAACGAGATCCGGATCGGCCGGACCGCCGTCCTCGAGAGCATCAACTCGAAGTACGTCGAGACAGCAAAGGCCAAGGGCGTCTCCGGGCGGCGCATCGTGACCAAACACGTCGGCCGCAACGCCCTGATCCCACTCCTCCCGATCATCATGAGCGAGTTCTACCTGCTGATCGGGGGGTCGGTCCTCGTCGAGAAGGTCTTCTCGATCCGGGGGCTCGGCAACATGTTCTTCCGTGGTGTCCTCGGTCCGGACATCCCCCTCGTGATGGCACTCGTCTTCCTGTTCATCATCGTCCAGGTCACCGTCAACATCGCCCAGGACATCCTGTATACGTTCATCGACCCGCGGATCACGCTGGAGGACACTGAGAGGTGA
- a CDS encoding ABC transporter ATP-binding protein gives MSGDLQRTDQVAESGETLIEVENLKKYYGGGGVFANPSVKAVDGVSFSIKRGETLGLVGESGCGKSTLGRTLVRLEEATEGTISFDGTDITTLSGEDLKDWRRNAQMVFQDPESSLNDRMTVGEIIREPLDAHDWKTKTERQERVLDLLTSVGLREEHYYRYPHQFSGGQRQRVGIARALALEPEFLVLDEPVSALDVSVQAKIITLLEDLQEEFDLTYLFIAHDLAVVRHICDRVAVMYLGKIMEISDTEAVYENAQNPYTQSLLSAIPRPDPSTSSHRITLPGTPPSPRDPPTGCQFSTRCPAKIRPEGYDHVGEETWDAIERFREVVRERSRMSLGTVDRLKRQLGTFSAYDDIDETVADLFGDLEVPADVREEIDAAAELVKDGRPADARDHLGEAFNGVCDLQRPDFHPVGEHEHMSYCHRHDAEYEDVEPVISRRTSDS, from the coding sequence ATGAGCGGGGACCTACAACGGACCGACCAGGTGGCCGAGAGCGGCGAGACGCTGATCGAGGTCGAGAACTTGAAGAAGTACTACGGCGGTGGCGGCGTCTTCGCCAACCCGTCGGTAAAGGCCGTCGACGGCGTGAGCTTCTCGATCAAGCGCGGCGAGACACTCGGCCTCGTCGGCGAGTCCGGGTGTGGGAAGAGTACGCTCGGTCGGACGCTCGTCCGCCTAGAGGAGGCCACCGAGGGGACGATTTCCTTCGACGGGACCGACATCACGACGCTCTCGGGCGAGGACCTGAAAGACTGGCGTCGTAACGCCCAGATGGTCTTTCAGGACCCCGAATCCAGCCTTAACGACCGGATGACCGTCGGGGAGATTATCCGCGAGCCGCTGGACGCCCACGACTGGAAGACCAAGACGGAGCGCCAGGAGCGGGTGCTCGACTTGCTGACGTCGGTCGGGCTCCGGGAGGAACACTACTACCGGTATCCCCACCAGTTCTCGGGCGGCCAGCGCCAGCGCGTCGGCATCGCGCGGGCACTCGCGCTCGAACCGGAGTTTCTCGTCCTCGACGAGCCGGTCAGCGCGCTGGACGTCTCCGTCCAGGCGAAGATCATCACGCTGCTGGAGGACCTCCAGGAGGAGTTCGACCTGACGTACCTCTTCATCGCCCACGACCTGGCCGTCGTCCGTCACATCTGTGATCGCGTCGCGGTCATGTACCTCGGGAAGATCATGGAGATCAGCGACACCGAAGCGGTCTACGAGAACGCCCAGAACCCCTACACGCAATCGCTCCTCTCGGCGATTCCGCGACCCGATCCCTCGACGTCCTCTCACCGGATCACGCTCCCGGGGACCCCACCCAGCCCACGCGATCCGCCGACGGGGTGTCAGTTCTCGACGCGGTGTCCGGCCAAGATCCGGCCGGAGGGCTACGACCACGTCGGCGAAGAGACCTGGGACGCGATCGAGCGCTTCCGGGAGGTCGTCCGCGAGCGGTCGCGGATGAGTCTCGGGACAGTCGATCGTCTCAAACGCCAGCTCGGCACGTTCTCGGCGTACGACGACATCGACGAGACGGTCGCGGACCTCTTTGGCGACCTCGAGGTACCCGCGGACGTCCGCGAGGAGATCGATGCTGCCGCCGAGCTGGTCAAAGACGGCCGCCCCGCGGACGCACGTGACCACCTCGGGGAAGCGTTCAACGGCGTGTGTGACCTGCAACGCCCCGACTTCCATCCGGTCGGCGAGCACGAGCATATGAGCTACTGTCACCGTCACGACGCCGAATACGAGGACGTCGAGCCAGTCATCTCCCGCCGGACCAGTGACTCCTAA
- a CDS encoding DUF7529 family protein, with translation MVRLGPDDVELDDGEQLLRSSDAAQSGWEQTLEDVEAMARDRAESGFETLILTSDNTTPKPPEADDTDEWGLVYIVPSNQAKEYEDFAEDVAFTETVVYQATSSGHAFVVTECIDPERERTLFVAGTYRLQHAAPLVEAALERGEMYTHVKKLDGTEVASIAHDDAEQFFPDPDEYTAYSA, from the coding sequence ATGGTTAGACTCGGGCCCGACGATGTCGAACTCGACGACGGTGAGCAACTGCTTCGGTCCAGCGACGCGGCCCAGAGCGGGTGGGAGCAGACCCTCGAAGACGTCGAGGCGATGGCGCGCGATCGGGCCGAGTCGGGGTTCGAAACACTCATCCTCACTTCGGACAACACGACACCGAAGCCGCCCGAAGCCGACGATACTGACGAATGGGGCCTGGTGTATATCGTCCCGAGCAATCAGGCGAAAGAGTACGAAGATTTCGCCGAGGACGTCGCGTTCACGGAGACGGTCGTCTATCAGGCGACCAGTTCGGGCCACGCCTTTGTGGTCACCGAGTGCATCGACCCCGAGCGCGAGCGGACACTCTTCGTGGCCGGGACCTACCGACTCCAGCACGCTGCGCCGCTGGTCGAGGCCGCCCTCGAGCGCGGCGAGATGTACACCCACGTCAAGAAACTCGACGGGACCGAGGTCGCATCGATTGCCCACGACGACGCCGAGCAGTTCTTCCCCGACCCGGACGAGTACACGGCCTACAGCGCGTGA
- a CDS encoding DUF7555 family protein has translation MTPNGYRYVEFALWVGSVATAIVVVLAIPSLIVGNGLVTLKYALFVVGFLLFGVGSFAIQPTPRGRGPVSRLFSMSLDGGKAFGFEQRIQELPPLDGRNLPFEDRVSRNVKVFVTSLIVLGVSILLEVGLGVTAG, from the coding sequence GTGACTCCTAACGGCTACCGCTACGTCGAGTTCGCGCTGTGGGTCGGGAGCGTCGCGACGGCGATCGTGGTCGTCCTCGCGATTCCGTCTCTGATCGTCGGCAACGGGCTGGTGACGCTGAAGTACGCCCTGTTCGTGGTCGGCTTTCTGTTGTTTGGCGTCGGCTCGTTCGCCATCCAGCCGACGCCTCGCGGCCGAGGACCCGTCTCGCGGCTGTTCTCGATGAGTCTCGACGGTGGGAAGGCGTTCGGGTTCGAACAGCGGATTCAGGAGCTCCCGCCGCTAGACGGCCGAAACCTCCCGTTCGAGGACCGCGTGAGCCGTAACGTGAAAGTGTTCGTGACCAGTTTGATCGTCCTCGGCGTCTCGATCCTCCTCGAGGTCGGCCTGGGTGTCACAGCTGGGTGA
- a CDS encoding ABC transporter permease subunit codes for MLETTRFESERLVPAAAVIGLGLAAFGGMMTLIAPGILGDVDIAALLEQFPAAMVEEMGLGKMGTIEGFIALELYEYVWLLGLGAYVAYTAAGFIAGDVETGRMDTLLAAPISRWRLLVEKYLALLTPIVVVNVVVFAGVAGAAQVIDETIPLADLVAVHVLSVPYLLACGAFGMLASVAAPRRIVAEGVAAGTLVGAFLFEMLVTNTDLGWLGAVTPMRYYDPLAILTEGTYDPAGGVILFAAAVVLLVGSAWLFGEVDVQ; via the coding sequence ATGCTTGAGACGACGCGCTTCGAATCCGAGCGGCTCGTGCCCGCCGCGGCGGTGATCGGACTGGGGCTGGCGGCCTTCGGCGGGATGATGACGCTCATCGCGCCCGGTATCCTCGGGGACGTCGACATCGCGGCACTCTTAGAGCAGTTCCCGGCCGCGATGGTCGAGGAGATGGGCCTGGGGAAGATGGGAACCATCGAGGGCTTCATCGCGCTCGAACTCTACGAGTACGTCTGGCTGCTCGGCCTCGGAGCGTACGTCGCCTACACCGCCGCCGGCTTCATCGCCGGTGACGTCGAAACCGGGCGGATGGACACGCTGCTCGCCGCGCCGATCTCCCGGTGGCGACTCCTCGTCGAGAAGTACCTCGCGTTGCTCACGCCGATCGTCGTCGTCAACGTCGTCGTCTTCGCGGGTGTCGCCGGGGCGGCCCAGGTCATCGACGAGACGATCCCGCTCGCCGACCTCGTCGCGGTCCACGTCCTGTCGGTGCCCTACCTGCTCGCTTGTGGCGCGTTTGGCATGCTCGCGTCCGTCGCTGCCCCGCGGCGGATCGTCGCCGAAGGCGTGGCCGCCGGAACCCTCGTCGGGGCCTTTCTCTTCGAGATGCTGGTGACCAACACCGACCTGGGGTGGCTCGGGGCGGTAACGCCGATGCGGTACTACGATCCGCTTGCGATCCTCACCGAGGGAACCTACGATCCTGCCGGCGGAGTGATTCTGTTTGCCGCCGCAGTCGTGTTGCTCGTCGGGAGTGCCTGGCTGTTCGGGGAGGTTGACGTCCAATGA
- a CDS encoding ABC transporter ATP-binding protein — MSRERTAESVRDEGEPLLSVRNLQTVFHTDRETIRAVDDVSFDVYPGETVGIVGESGSGKSVTARSIMGLVDSPGEVLAESSIRFNGEELTSLSDAAYRDVRGSGIGMVFQDPQQSLNPVYTIGNQIREALEINRGITGAEATAEATDLLESVGIPDAKRRLDEYPHEFSGGMRQRAVIAMMLACEPDLLIADEPTTALDVTIQAQILDLLKELQKERNLAILFITHDMGVIADISDRVNVMYAGQIVEKASVENLFERPKHPYTRALIESIPGEHSRGEGLNTIEGEVPTPNAPADHCRFAPRCPQAFGACDEMAPQHIDVGETVEHTAACLLYPEGETETERLEHHRALASGEDVDTEGEHR, encoded by the coding sequence ATGTCCCGTGAACGCACCGCCGAGAGCGTGCGTGACGAGGGCGAGCCGTTACTCTCAGTCCGAAATCTCCAGACGGTCTTCCACACTGACCGGGAGACGATTCGGGCCGTCGACGACGTGAGCTTCGATGTCTACCCCGGCGAGACGGTCGGCATCGTGGGCGAGTCGGGATCGGGCAAGAGCGTCACTGCTCGCTCGATCATGGGGCTGGTCGACTCCCCCGGCGAGGTGCTCGCGGAGTCGTCGATCCGGTTCAACGGCGAGGAGCTGACGAGCCTCTCGGACGCCGCCTATCGCGACGTCCGGGGGAGCGGTATCGGCATGGTGTTCCAGGACCCCCAGCAGTCGTTGAACCCCGTCTACACGATCGGCAACCAGATCAGGGAAGCCCTGGAGATCAACCGGGGTATCACGGGCGCGGAAGCGACCGCGGAGGCGACGGACTTACTCGAGTCGGTCGGCATCCCCGACGCGAAACGTCGCCTCGACGAGTACCCCCACGAGTTCTCCGGCGGGATGCGCCAGCGCGCCGTCATCGCGATGATGCTGGCCTGTGAGCCCGACCTGCTGATCGCCGACGAGCCGACGACCGCCCTGGACGTGACGATCCAGGCTCAGATCCTGGACTTGCTGAAGGAGCTCCAGAAGGAGCGCAACCTCGCGATCCTCTTTATCACTCACGACATGGGCGTCATCGCCGACATCTCCGATCGCGTGAACGTGATGTACGCCGGACAGATCGTCGAGAAGGCCTCGGTCGAGAACCTCTTCGAGCGCCCGAAACACCCCTATACGCGGGCGCTGATCGAGTCGATCCCCGGCGAGCACTCCCGCGGGGAGGGGCTCAACACCATCGAGGGCGAGGTGCCGACGCCGAACGCGCCGGCCGACCACTGCCGGTTCGCCCCGCGGTGCCCGCAGGCGTTCGGGGCCTGCGACGAGATGGCCCCCCAGCACATCGACGTCGGCGAGACAGTCGAACACACGGCAGCGTGTCTGCTGTATCCGGAAGGGGAAACAGAGACGGAGCGACTCGAACACCATCGCGCACTCGCGAGTGGCGAGGACGTCGACACGGAAGGTGAGCACCGATGA
- a CDS encoding ABC transporter permease, whose translation MSDTESTTTREELTGFERVPLRTRIAESPRPFLRWFSVLVVLIAVEFGTYAKLAFTLVEATFVGVTAFFELLAGTVSSSAASAILDVQAAGAEFLGGLTEWAGSLPTLFGRETIPNQGYQLGPGGTWDGTVLGIEPPEAIADLPVVFDWKGTFLGLEPALAWALRLTLIVAYAMFLAYWLFRGWTVFRDHYRQADWTPTDDMIGRLKGHRWGQFGILVLLLYLTMAIFGPALGPTTVEQNIQSSYSHEIKYFDEEAESVETIFVGEANFNSKSKGSGENVGPMTYDDFDRFHPFGTLNNGRDLFTFLMGGARITMIVAGMAIGIATLIAATLSMISAYYAGSVDLTILTTADGIVSVPRLILLIMVSAVFANHWLGNILDGGFILALVFAFTTWPLLWRAVRGPALQVAQEEWVDAARSFGQRPRTIMRKHMLPYIVGYLLVYASMTTGGIIISLSALSFLGNGLGISAPTPAWGRAVSLGQSYVATSSWHISLLSGLIIVVLVTGLNAFGDGIRDAIDPETESAEAEEAAAGGGA comes from the coding sequence ATGTCGGACACTGAATCTACCACGACGCGCGAAGAGTTGACCGGGTTCGAACGCGTGCCGCTCCGGACGCGAATCGCCGAATCCCCGCGACCGTTCCTCCGGTGGTTCTCGGTCCTCGTCGTCTTGATCGCCGTCGAGTTCGGCACGTACGCGAAACTCGCGTTCACCCTGGTCGAAGCGACGTTCGTCGGCGTGACGGCGTTTTTCGAGCTTCTCGCCGGGACGGTCTCCAGTAGTGCGGCGAGTGCGATCCTCGACGTCCAGGCTGCCGGGGCCGAGTTCCTCGGCGGATTGACAGAGTGGGCTGGCTCACTCCCGACGCTGTTCGGCCGGGAAACCATCCCCAATCAGGGGTATCAACTCGGTCCGGGCGGCACCTGGGACGGGACAGTACTGGGGATCGAGCCCCCGGAAGCAATCGCGGATCTGCCGGTCGTATTCGATTGGAAAGGGACGTTCCTCGGCCTCGAACCCGCGCTCGCGTGGGCGTTGCGCCTGACGCTCATCGTCGCCTACGCGATGTTTCTGGCCTACTGGCTGTTCCGCGGCTGGACGGTCTTTCGTGACCACTACCGCCAGGCCGACTGGACGCCGACCGACGACATGATCGGGCGGCTCAAGGGCCACCGCTGGGGGCAGTTCGGCATCCTCGTCCTGTTGTTGTACCTGACGATGGCGATCTTCGGGCCGGCGCTCGGGCCGACGACCGTCGAGCAGAACATCCAGAGTTCCTACAGCCACGAGATCAAGTACTTCGACGAGGAGGCGGAATCCGTCGAGACGATCTTCGTCGGCGAGGCCAATTTCAACTCGAAGTCCAAGGGGAGCGGTGAAAACGTCGGCCCGATGACCTACGACGACTTCGACCGGTTCCATCCGTTCGGGACGCTCAACAACGGTCGTGATCTGTTCACGTTCCTCATGGGCGGGGCACGCATCACGATGATCGTCGCGGGGATGGCGATCGGGATCGCGACGCTCATCGCGGCCACACTGTCGATGATCTCGGCGTACTACGCCGGATCGGTCGACCTCACGATCTTGACAACGGCCGACGGGATCGTCTCGGTCCCCCGGCTGATATTGTTGATCATGGTGAGTGCCGTCTTTGCAAACCACTGGCTCGGGAACATCCTCGACGGCGGGTTCATCCTGGCGCTGGTGTTTGCCTTCACCACGTGGCCGCTGCTGTGGCGGGCCGTGCGTGGCCCCGCGCTCCAGGTCGCCCAGGAGGAGTGGGTCGACGCGGCCCGGAGCTTCGGTCAGCGCCCGCGCACCATCATGCGCAAGCACATGCTTCCGTACATCGTCGGCTACCTCCTGGTGTACGCCTCGATGACGACCGGGGGCATCATCATCAGCCTCTCGGCGCTATCGTTCCTCGGGAACGGGCTCGGCATCAGCGCGCCGACGCCGGCCTGGGGGCGAGCCGTCTCGCTGGGCCAGAGTTACGTCGCGACGTCATCCTGGCACATCTCGCTGCTCTCGGGGCTGATCATCGTCGTGCTCGTGACCGGCCTGAACGCCTTCGGTGACGGGATCCGGGACGCGATCGACCCCGAGACCGAGAGTGCCGAGGCCGAGGAGGCGGCCGCTGGAGGTGGTGCCTGA